The Streptomyces sp. NBC_00510 genomic interval CGGCAACCCTCCTGGGTGAAGTTGCGGTACCTCCCCCAGCACGACGCCTGGCACCAACTGGCCGCCCAGACCATTCGAATCCAGTTGGGATACGGCGGACCCGAGCGGATCTTCGGGGTGGTCCGCGACGACACCAAGCAGGCGAAGCGCAAGGAGAAGGCGCAGGCCGCACTGACTGCCGAGCGGCAGCGCGCCAAAGACATCGCCGACTTCTCCTCCGCCTTGATCACCGCAGCCACGGAGCAGGAACTGCAGCAGATCGCTCTGACCCGGCTCGCCGCAACCTTCGGCGCCACCGGTGCCCTGTTCGCGCTCGTCGACGACGGCCGCCTGCGCGTCTCCACCGATGCCGGGATAGCCATGTGGGAGGCCGGCCCCTTGCACGGCCTGCCGCTGGACCATCCGAGCCCGGTGCCCGAAGCGATCCGCACCGGCACGCCACAGTTCATCGCCGGTCTCAGGGACTACATCCACCGCTGGCCGCAGGGGGCCGAATTTCCGCGGCTCGCCCGGCTCGGCTCCGATTACGCCGTCTCCATCACACCCCTCAGCGAAGCCGGCAATCAGCCACTCGGGGCGTGGCTGGTGACCCATGGCAGCGGATACCGGCCGTCCTTGGACGAGATGACCCTCATGGGTACGCTGGCCGACCTGGCAGGCCAGGCACTGCGGCGCATCAGGTTGCAGCAGGCACGAGTCGAGCTGGCCACCGCTCTGCAGCAGACCATGCTCCCCACGCTGCCCGAGCACCTCGCGGGCCTGGAGGTCGCCGCCCGCTACCGGCCCAGCCGGCACGGGCTGGACATCGGCGGGGACTGGTACGACGCCTTCGTCATGTCCGACGGCGCCATCGCAGTGGAGATCGGCGACGCCCAAGGGCACGACGTGGCCTCTGCCGCCCTCATGGGGCAGGTCCGTTTGTCCATGCGTGCGATCGCCGCTCACGAACCGGATCCGGCAACCGTGCTGACGCGCACCAATGAACTGCTCGTCACGATGCAGGCGGCACGATTCGCCAGCTGCACCATGCTGCATCTCGACCCACACGACGGGCAGGTCACCGGCGCCAGCGCCGGCCACGTGCCGTTGTTGTGCGCGTACAAGGACGGCAGCCACAGCATCCACGAACTGCCGGGCGGGCCGCTCCTTGGAGTCGTGCCCGACACCGAGTACCGCGAGGAGACCTTCACCCTGGACAAGGACAGCGCGCTGATCATGGTCACCGACGGCGTCGTCGAAGGACCGGGCCTGACGTTGGAAGCCGGACTGGAGCGAGCCGGAACACTGGCCGGCGCAGCCCTCCACGACGGACTGAACACCGAGGAAACCGCCGACCGCATCCTCGACGCCGCGGTCGCGGTGGACCACGCCGATGACGTGGCCGTGCTGGTCATCCAGCGCACGTGACGGCGCCCGCTCCTCGCGCACCCTCTGTACGGCCCCCACGTGGGTGCCGGGGTGCGTCAGGGGTGTGGAGGGAGGCGCAGGGCGACGAGGGCGGCGAGGTCGTCGTCTTGGGTGCCGTGACCGTAGGCGAGCAGGTCCCGGTGGAGGAGGTCGAGGAGCTGGCGGGGCGGGGCGAGGGCCCATCGGCGGACGCGCTGGACGAGGGGGTAGAAGGTCCCGGTACGGTCGCGGGTCTCGCTCACGCCGTCGGTGTAGAGCAGCAGGCGGTCGCCGGCGGCGAAGGGAATGGTGTCGACCCGATAGCGGTCTTCGAGGAGGTCCGCCATGTTGATGGGGGGCGACGGCGCGCTGGGTTCCACCTCGCGCACTTGGTCGCCGTGCAACAGCAGTGGCGGAGGGTGGCCGCAGTTGAGCACGCGCGCGATCGGTTCTCCGGCGGGGATTTCCACGAGCACGATGGTGGCGAAGCGCTCCAGCGCGTCGTCGGGGACGTCTCGGGAGTAGTGGCTCATGACGGTCTCCATGTGTCCTGCCAGGGACGGCAGGTCGGGCGCGCTCATCCTCAGCACCCGGAACGTGCTGAGGATGACCGAGGCGACCTCGACGGCCGGAAGTCCCTTGCCGCGGACGTCGCCGATGATCAGCCGCACCCCGTGCGGTGTCTGCATCGCCTCGTAGAAATCGCCGCCGATGCGGGCCTGCGCGGCGGCGGCTTGGTAGAGCACCTCGACGTCGATGTCTTCGAGGTGCTGCGGGAGTGGGCGCAGCAGTACCCGCTGCGCGGTCTCCGCCACGGAGCGGACCTCGGCGAGGGTGCGCTCCCGGTTCTGCCGTACCCGGCTGGCGTAAGCGGCGGCCAGGGTGACGACAATGATTGCGAGCACGGTGAAATTGCCCGGTGTCCGGCCCAGAGTGTGGTCGGCGGCGGAGATGGCGAACCCGGCCATCAGGGCGAGCAGCCCGATGCCCAGCGTGCCGGCCACGGAGAACATCGCGGCGGCCAGCGCCGGCGCTGCCCCGATCAACCGGTAGAACTGCAGGTGGGGCGTGAAGGCTGCGGTCGCCGTGTCCAGCACGATCACGAGCAGCGGAATCAGGAGCGCCGGCGAGAACGGCCGGCCCTCTTCCCAAATCCGCGGGGAGAGCCCCTTCTGGGCGATCACCTGAGTGAGCGGTGCACTCGGCCGCGCCATCAGCGACGCCCGACAGAGGCGAAGGCGCCGGCGCGGCCTGCGCTCTGCCCGACCATGGGCCTAGTGGGCAGCCCGCCGGACAGCACGTCGATGAAGATCTCACTGTGGTGGTTCCCGAACCGCGCGCCGAGCTCCGGATTCATCGCGATCAGCCTCCTCGCTTCACCAGCCCTGGACCGTCCAGCGTGTGAAGGAGGTGAGGCGG includes:
- a CDS encoding serine/threonine-protein phosphatase encodes the protein MIAQKGLSPRIWEEGRPFSPALLIPLLVIVLDTATAAFTPHLQFYRLIGAAPALAAAMFSVAGTLGIGLLALMAGFAISAADHTLGRTPGNFTVLAIIVVTLAAAYASRVRQNRERTLAEVRSVAETAQRVLLRPLPQHLEDIDVEVLYQAAAAQARIGGDFYEAMQTPHGVRLIIGDVRGKGLPAVEVASVILSTFRVLRMSAPDLPSLAGHMETVMSHYSRDVPDDALERFATIVLVEIPAGEPIARVLNCGHPPPLLLHGDQVREVEPSAPSPPINMADLLEDRYRVDTIPFAAGDRLLLYTDGVSETRDRTGTFYPLVQRVRRWALAPPRQLLDLLHRDLLAYGHGTQDDDLAALVALRLPPHP
- a CDS encoding SpoIIE family protein phosphatase, with protein sequence MDALDELLRGADPAALLTLDGAILGLNAAMATALGGPEEQCLGRDFDEQRLGGDFGDLLPASQRMSAESLVAQAARSKAVAMRVLEFPGPGDAPVACLIEARQVKDPARDEPLVWVHALDARNDLASLLIPFRLATEAADLGLWMYAPQGRQLEWLGGAPSLAALFPAPTVSLSRVISAVHADDREALRQLLRSTSTRQPSWVKLRYLPQHDAWHQLAAQTIRIQLGYGGPERIFGVVRDDTKQAKRKEKAQAALTAERQRAKDIADFSSALITAATEQELQQIALTRLAATFGATGALFALVDDGRLRVSTDAGIAMWEAGPLHGLPLDHPSPVPEAIRTGTPQFIAGLRDYIHRWPQGAEFPRLARLGSDYAVSITPLSEAGNQPLGAWLVTHGSGYRPSLDEMTLMGTLADLAGQALRRIRLQQARVELATALQQTMLPTLPEHLAGLEVAARYRPSRHGLDIGGDWYDAFVMSDGAIAVEIGDAQGHDVASAALMGQVRLSMRAIAAHEPDPATVLTRTNELLVTMQAARFASCTMLHLDPHDGQVTGASAGHVPLLCAYKDGSHSIHELPGGPLLGVVPDTEYREETFTLDKDSALIMVTDGVVEGPGLTLEAGLERAGTLAGAALHDGLNTEETADRILDAAVAVDHADDVAVLVIQRT